From Sinorhizobium sp. B11:
CGGCAGAATAGCGGAGGCCGAGACCATCAGCGCGGCCCCGCCGAAGGAATGGCCGATGACCGCATCGAACCGTCCGAAACGCGCTTCCGCCGCCGCAATCGCCTTGACCGCCAGCCCCATATGCAGGAAGCGCCCGCCGGCGCGGCCATGACCGGGGAAATCGAGCGCGATCACTTCGGCGCCCGTCCCGGCAAGCATCGTCACCAGATCGGCCATATAGGCCATGCCGGAGCCCCATCCATGGGTAACGAGGTAGCGCTTGCGCCGCCCGAGCGCCCCGCCATTCAGTCGGTACGCATGCGCGCGCCGGCCTTCGACGGGCAACGTGAACTGCTCCGCGCCGGCCAGCCTGGCGACACCTGCCGCATACGCTGCCCTGGCTTTCTCGCCTTTCGGCTTGGCGGATGGCGTTCGGCAGAACAGCCGGAAGGCCGCCTCACCGGCAAGGCGTGGGGAAACGGCTTGCATGAGCGAAAATCCGAGGCGCGTGACCTCCAGCGCAAATTTTGCCATGATGGGATTCCAATAATGTTCAACACTGAACAATAAAGTACAACGATGAACAAAAATCAATCCCTGCCCTGGGATCATCCGCGTTTTCGCAGCTGGATCGCGGTGGCTCGCGCCTGCCAGCTCATGCAGCAGTCCCTCACCCGCTCACTCTCCGATCTCGATATCAAGCCGCCGCACCTCGATATTCTCGTCAATCTCTACCGCTTCGAAGGCATTTCGCAGCAGGAACTTGCCCGCAAGCTCCTGGTCGGCCGCTCCAATATGAGCATGCTTCTGCCGCAGATGGAAAAACGCGGCCTGATCCTGCGCCGCGACGACGAGCGCGACAAGCGCGTGCTGCGCCTGCACCTGACGCCCGAGGGACGCAAGTTGACCGAAGAGGCCATGGCCATTCAGACCGCTCTGATCGAGCGCACGCTCTCGGCAGAACCGATCGAGCAATGCATGGCAACGGCCGATTCGATGGAGCGCATCATCGGCGTGCTGCTGCAGGATCTGCGGGACGAGGAATAGGCCTTTCTAGGCGGAAGGCTCCAGTTCTTCTTTTTCTTCATCGAACCGGCCGCGCTTTAGGAAAACCTCCAATGCCCGCTGCGCTTCGGGGACGATGCGGTCGAGCCAACCCGTTTCGATGAGAGCGTGCTCTGTAATGGTAGCCGGAGTATCGTCGCACGCCGCGACGACCAACCGGCGCAGCACCATTAACTGCTCGCGCTCTTCGATAGACATCGCTGAATTCGGAGCGATATCGCCTTCGTCGGCAACCCAATCGAAAAAGAAATTGAAGTAGCCGCTGACACCGAAGAGGCGCAAACCATCGACGCCATCCGCCAGAATACCGATTACCTCGATGATCCTGTTGCGGACTCGCTGATCGAGCACGCGCGGAGATGGTTCGTTTTCCATAACTTTCATCCCAAATGACTTCCGCAGAGACGAGCCAGCTTTTGTTCTCGTTGCTTCATGTCTCCGTGGTCCGGCCCTCGTCAAGCAGATCGGTCCCATAGGAATTATCGATCACACAAAGCCATTTGCCATCAAGCCTACGGAACACATAGGTCGCGCGGCGGGTGATCGTACTCACCACGCCATCGGCTCCCGTCGTCTCCAGCACCGCCTCAGCAAGAACGAGCGCGGTATCGCCACCCTCGACGACCTGCATCCTGTCCTGCGTGATCTTGAGTGAATGGTTGAAATAATCGGCGATCGCCACGAAGGCCTTGCCGATCTTCTCCTTGCCCGAGACCTCCAGCCCCGGCCGGATGACGAGTGTTGCCTGCTCGTCGTAAAGATCCATCAGCGCATCGAAATCCTCGGCCATGATAGCGCGGTCGGCTGCATCGATAACGGTCTTTAGTTCGTGAAATGCCATATCCGTCTCCTGTAGGGCCGGGCGACGGACAAAAGAAAACCCGCCTCGCCGGCGGGTCGCATTCTGGAAGCTTTATGCGCGCAAACCCACCATTCACAAGATGGTGCGAACAATCAGCAGGCGGTTGGCGCAAAGCTGTTCCATGCGCCGGTTTTCTCACAGGATCGGAATACTGTCCAGCCGCCTCAGTGCAGCGCCGGCCCGGCCGGCGCTTTCGTCAGCGACTTGTACTCCCAGGCCGCCACGACAATCAGCACCAGTGCCGCCAGGATGCCCAACACATAGACTTCCATGAAGGGCGCGAAGAATGTGCAGAGGATCAGGATGACGATGCCGGCGAGATGGGATAGCGGCAAGCGGCCGCTGGTGGCGCCCTTGAACCAGAGATTGCCGACCAGGAACAGGCCGGAGCCGCCGAGCACGGAAGCAGCGATGGCGAGGCTGCCCGTGTCATATGGGTGCTCGAACATCCATTCCACCGCCACCGCATGCACGATGATGCCGGCAAGAACAGGGATATGCGCATAGGTGAAGGCCTGCCGCGCGAGACTGCCGGGCGTATCGGCATGTTCGATACGGTGCGCCGCCCGTTCATGGCCGAAGCGGAAATAGAGCCACCACATGGCGACCGTGCCGATGAAGCCGATCAGGAAGACGACGCCGGTGATGGCGGAAAATTCCATCTCCGAGAAGGTGCGGCCGGAAACGAGGATTGCCTCGCCGAGGCAGATGATGATGAAGAGCGCACAACGCTCCGCCATATGCGCGCCGGAAACGTCCCATTCCTCCGTCTTCGACCGGCCGAGACCGGGTACGGCAAAGGCAAGTGCCGGTCCTGTATATTCGATCAGCAACGCGATCACCCAGCAGATCAGCCGCGCTTCATGCTCCAGCAGACCGCCTGCAATCCAGAAGACACCGGCTGCCGCAAAGTAGATGGTGATGCGCACGAAATTGATGACGGCCGAGCGGCCTGCAGCCCGCATCGCATAGGTGGTGAAGAGCGAGCGGCCGACCTGCATCAACACATAGGCCGAGGCGAAGAGCAGGCCCTTCTCGCCGAAGGCCTCGGGAATGGAAGCCGAGAGCACGAGGCCGAGCAGCATCAGCACGACCAGCATCGATCGTACCGGCATGCGCTCCGGGTCCAGCCAGTTCGTGGCCCATGCCGTGAAGATCCACACCCACCAGACGGCAAACATCATGAGTGCGGCTTCGGCAGCACCGAGCAGCGTATAATGCGCAAAGAGCGCATGCGAGAGCTGGGAGACGGAAAAGACGAAAACGAGATCGAAGAAAAGTTCCAGGAATGTGACCCTGCTGCCGGTATGCCCATGGGCCCGCAGCCAGCTCTTGTTATGCGTTTGCGTCATGTGCCCCCCGGCAGCTGGTGAAATTCAAAGCAATTCCAGCAAAAGTGTATAGCTCTATCGCGGCCGTTCGGTCACGTCGCGGCTCATCCCCTTTTCCTTGAGCTCTTCTTCATAGGCGGAAAAGAGTTCGAAGCCGCGTTCGCCGAGTTCGCGCAGATAGGTCCAGGTAAATATGCCGGTATCATGCATGTCGTCGAAGCCGATGCGCACGGCATAGTTGCCCGTCGGGATGACGGACACGATGGCGACATTGCGCTTGCCCGGCACCGTGACCTTCTGCCCTGGCCCGTGCCCCTGCACCTCGGCCGAGGGCGACAGTACGCGCAGCAGCTCGGCCGAGAGATCGAAGCTCTGGCCGTCATTGAAGCTTATCACCAGCCTCTGGCGGTCCTTCGAGATCCTGATTTCGGTCGGCCAGATATCGCTCATCTCAATGTCCTCTTCTGATGCGAGGAGTAGGCGCTGATCTTTTTCGGCGCAAGCGCAAATTCGCTTGATGCCGCGGCCTGTTTCCCTTGACGCCACAATAGCATATGCCCACATTGAAACGAGTACGGAGACAGACGTGAACAGCAGTGTCGGAACGATTGGCAATGCCTCCCCGCTGGTAGCTGGTGCAGGACCGATGATCGACCCCTTCGGTCGTGCGGTCACCTATCTGCGTGTCTCCGTCACGGACCGCTGTGATTTCCGCTGCACTTACTGCATGGCGGAAAACATGACCTTCCTGCCCAAGAAGGATCTGCTCACGCTGGAAGAGCTCGACCGGCTCTGTTCCGCCTTCATCGCCAAGGGTGTGCGCAAGATCAGGCTGACCGGCGGCGAGCCGCTGGTGCGCAAGAACATCATGCATCTGGTCCGCCAGCTTGGAAAACAGATCGGCTTCGGCCTCGACGAGCTGACGGTTACCACCAACGGTTCGCAGCTCGCACGCCATGCGCAGGAACTCTTTGAGTGCGGCGTGCGCCGCATCAACGTTTCGCTCGACACGCTCGATCCGGATAAATTCCGCAAGATCACCCGCTGGGGCGATTTCGCCAGGGTGATGGAAGGCATCGATGCAGCCCAGAAAGCCGGCCTGAAGATC
This genomic window contains:
- a CDS encoding lysophospholipase, producing MAKFALEVTRLGFSLMQAVSPRLAGEAAFRLFCRTPSAKPKGEKARAAYAAGVARLAGAEQFTLPVEGRRAHAYRLNGGALGRRKRYLVTHGWGSGMAYMADLVTMLAGTGAEVIALDFPGHGRAGGRFLHMGLAVKAIAAAEARFGRFDAVIGHSFGGAALMVSASAILPDIKPVSCERMVLIGSPSEMQWLFTDFGRILRLKSPAQAALEDAVQRITGRRLEDFDAGKTAAGIGKPVLVIHAEDDKEVSAAHARRYAASGSHVRLSWANGFGHRRIMSAGPVLGEVVAFLADEDIKKDAEIIPISELPARRASV
- a CDS encoding MarR family transcriptional regulator, whose translation is MNKNQSLPWDHPRFRSWIAVARACQLMQQSLTRSLSDLDIKPPHLDILVNLYRFEGISQQELARKLLVGRSNMSMLLPQMEKRGLILRRDDERDKRVLRLHLTPEGRKLTEEAMAIQTALIERTLSAEPIEQCMATADSMERIIGVLLQDLRDEE
- a CDS encoding SgcJ/EcaC family oxidoreductase translates to MAFHELKTVIDAADRAIMAEDFDALMDLYDEQATLVIRPGLEVSGKEKIGKAFVAIADYFNHSLKITQDRMQVVEGGDTALVLAEAVLETTGADGVVSTITRRATYVFRRLDGKWLCVIDNSYGTDLLDEGRTTET
- a CDS encoding low temperature requirement protein A — translated: MTQTHNKSWLRAHGHTGSRVTFLELFFDLVFVFSVSQLSHALFAHYTLLGAAEAALMMFAVWWVWIFTAWATNWLDPERMPVRSMLVVLMLLGLVLSASIPEAFGEKGLLFASAYVLMQVGRSLFTTYAMRAAGRSAVINFVRITIYFAAAGVFWIAGGLLEHEARLICWVIALLIEYTGPALAFAVPGLGRSKTEEWDVSGAHMAERCALFIIICLGEAILVSGRTFSEMEFSAITGVVFLIGFIGTVAMWWLYFRFGHERAAHRIEHADTPGSLARQAFTYAHIPVLAGIIVHAVAVEWMFEHPYDTGSLAIAASVLGGSGLFLVGNLWFKGATSGRLPLSHLAGIVILILCTFFAPFMEVYVLGILAALVLIVVAAWEYKSLTKAPAGPALH
- a CDS encoding DUF971 domain-containing protein; the encoded protein is MSDIWPTEIRISKDRQRLVISFNDGQSFDLSAELLRVLSPSAEVQGHGPGQKVTVPGKRNVAIVSVIPTGNYAVRIGFDDMHDTGIFTWTYLRELGERGFELFSAYEEELKEKGMSRDVTERPR
- the moaA gene encoding GTP 3',8-cyclase MoaA, whose protein sequence is MNSSVGTIGNASPLVAGAGPMIDPFGRAVTYLRVSVTDRCDFRCTYCMAENMTFLPKKDLLTLEELDRLCSAFIAKGVRKIRLTGGEPLVRKNIMHLVRQLGKQIGFGLDELTVTTNGSQLARHAQELFECGVRRINVSLDTLDPDKFRKITRWGDFARVMEGIDAAQKAGLKIKLNAVALKDFNEAEMPDMLRFAHGRGMDLTVIETMPMGEIEEDRTDQYLPLSKLRADLEQQFTLEDIDYQTGGPARYTRVAETGGRLGFITPLTHNFCESCNRVRLTCTGTLYMCLGQNDAADLRSALRATEDDGLLHAAIDEAITRKPKGHDFIIDRTHKRPAVARHMSVTGG